A single genomic interval of Candidatus Zixiibacteriota bacterium harbors:
- the rfaE1 gene encoding D-glycero-beta-D-manno-heptose-7-phosphate kinase produces the protein MSILTLARLKQLFHDLPRGNVLVYGDVMIDQYLWGKVDRISPEAPVPVVEVESETLQLGGAANVARNISALGCNAELVGLVGDDDNATRLKHLLEREGIRNYKLVSDQKRPTTVKTRVIAHNQQVVRADRESRAEIDGYTENEMVSYIESRLPETQCLLISDYGKGVITLPLLQRIVPLARKRNRFIAVDPKESHFRNYRQVSVITPNEHEAAFAAGQRIRDDESLQAVGWGLLKELELDSILVTLGARGMALFEKDGSFNHLPTVAKKVYDVTGAGDTVIAVLTAMMAAGATRLEAAFVANQAAGIVVGYIGTAYVGKDELFNTIAESL, from the coding sequence TTGTCGATATTGACCTTAGCGCGCCTGAAACAACTCTTCCACGACCTGCCGCGCGGCAACGTGCTGGTCTACGGCGATGTCATGATCGACCAATACCTGTGGGGCAAGGTCGATCGTATCTCACCCGAAGCGCCGGTGCCGGTCGTCGAAGTGGAATCAGAGACGCTGCAACTCGGCGGCGCCGCCAACGTCGCCCGCAACATCAGCGCGCTCGGCTGCAACGCCGAACTGGTCGGGCTGGTCGGCGACGACGACAACGCCACGCGCTTGAAGCACCTGCTGGAACGCGAAGGTATTCGCAACTACAAGCTGGTCTCCGACCAGAAACGGCCCACCACCGTTAAGACGCGCGTCATCGCCCACAATCAGCAGGTCGTGCGTGCCGATCGCGAATCGCGCGCCGAAATCGACGGCTATACCGAAAACGAGATGGTGTCCTATATCGAGAGCCGCCTGCCCGAGACCCAGTGTCTCCTGATTTCCGACTACGGCAAAGGCGTCATCACGCTGCCGTTGCTGCAACGCATCGTCCCGCTCGCGCGCAAACGCAACCGTTTCATTGCGGTCGATCCGAAAGAGTCGCATTTCCGCAACTACCGGCAGGTCTCCGTGATTACGCCGAACGAACACGAGGCGGCCTTTGCGGCCGGTCAACGCATCCGCGACGACGAGTCGCTGCAGGCCGTCGGCTGGGGACTGCTGAAAGAACTCGAACTGGACTCGATCCTGGTCACGCTCGGCGCCCGCGGCATGGCGCTGTTTGAAAAGGACGGCAGTTTCAATCACTTGCCGACGGTCGCCAAGAAAGTCTATGACGTCACCGGCGCCGGCGACACGGTCATCGCCGTCCTGACCGCCATGATGGCCGCCGGAGCCACACGGCTGGAAGCGGCATTCGTGGCCAATCAAGCCGCCGGCATTGTCGTCGGCTACATCGGCACGGCGTATGTCGGCAAAGATGAGCTGTTTAACACCATCGCCGAATCGCTGTAG
- a CDS encoding DUF3467 domain-containing protein: protein MNNKPPTQQIQMELREPEAEGIYSNLVMIGHSPSEIIFDFARLLPGTPKARVFARIIMTPQNAKALLKTLEDNLKKYEEKFGEIKLQGMPDQKNIGFAKPE, encoded by the coding sequence ATGAACAATAAGCCGCCGACCCAGCAAATCCAGATGGAGTTGCGCGAACCCGAAGCCGAGGGCATCTACTCGAACCTCGTCATGATCGGCCACTCGCCGTCCGAGATCATCTTTGATTTTGCCCGGCTGCTGCCCGGAACGCCGAAGGCGCGCGTATTTGCCCGGATCATTATGACCCCGCAGAATGCCAAGGCGCTGCTGAAGACACTGGAGGACAACCTCAAGAAGTACGAGGAAAAATTCGGCGAGATCAAATTACAGGGAATGCCCGACCAGAAGAATATCGGCTTTGCCAAGCCGGAATAG